From the genome of Streptomyces sp. V1I1, one region includes:
- a CDS encoding M28 family metallopeptidase, with protein MAAAALATPLLLASASPSVAHRHSPGEQAAKDASKLARKLVEKSSATDAYKHLQKFQQIADTTGGHRAAGTLGHDASAAYVYQQLKKSGYDVSYHQFDFIYTETQAEKLSVLTPAPRDIEIKAMTYTKSTPVGGIKADLAAVPVDETTGCEPADYASGTFTGKIALIKRGGCTFGAKQAAAADAGAAGAIIYNNADGALAGTLGDSATGKIPTGGITKAEGEKLAADLATGPVSISFEIRQLQQKRVTNNVIAETRGGNAANTVMLGSHLDSVTAGPGINDNGSGSAGLLEVAQELAKSKSKPANKVRFAWWSAEENGLLGSEAYVAQLSSLGKQEIKLYLNFDMIASPNYGLFVYDGDDSDGVGAGPGPVGSAQLERDINEFLDKRGTPHEGTDFTGRSDYGPFIEVGIPSGGTFTGAEGIKTDKQAEKFGGTAGVAYDSCYHAKCDTISNIDMKAFAVNIGVIANAVGTYAHDLSSLRKPVVTVPTDGDAGSGGGLHDGHGHEVTE; from the coding sequence ATGGCCGCCGCCGCACTCGCGACCCCGCTCCTGCTGGCATCCGCCTCCCCCTCCGTCGCGCACCGCCACAGCCCTGGCGAGCAGGCGGCGAAGGACGCGTCGAAGCTGGCCAGGAAGCTGGTCGAAAAGTCGTCCGCCACGGACGCCTACAAGCATCTGCAGAAGTTCCAGCAGATAGCCGACACGACGGGCGGCCACCGGGCCGCGGGCACGCTGGGGCACGACGCCTCCGCCGCCTACGTCTACCAGCAGCTGAAGAAGTCCGGCTACGACGTCTCGTACCACCAGTTCGACTTCATCTACACCGAGACACAGGCCGAGAAGCTCTCGGTGCTCACGCCCGCGCCGCGCGACATCGAGATCAAGGCGATGACGTACACCAAGTCCACGCCGGTGGGCGGCATCAAGGCCGATCTGGCCGCGGTGCCCGTGGACGAGACGACCGGCTGCGAGCCCGCCGACTACGCGTCGGGGACCTTCACCGGCAAGATCGCGCTGATCAAGCGCGGCGGCTGCACCTTCGGCGCGAAGCAGGCAGCCGCGGCAGACGCGGGCGCGGCCGGCGCGATCATCTACAACAACGCCGACGGCGCGCTCGCCGGCACCCTGGGCGACTCGGCCACCGGCAAGATACCGACCGGCGGAATCACCAAGGCGGAGGGCGAGAAGCTCGCCGCCGACCTCGCCACGGGCCCGGTGAGCATCTCCTTCGAGATCCGCCAGCTGCAGCAGAAGCGCGTCACCAACAACGTCATCGCGGAGACCCGCGGCGGCAACGCGGCCAACACCGTGATGCTGGGCTCACACCTCGACTCGGTGACCGCGGGCCCCGGCATCAACGACAACGGCTCCGGCTCCGCCGGACTCCTCGAAGTCGCCCAGGAACTCGCCAAGTCCAAGTCGAAGCCCGCCAACAAGGTCCGCTTCGCCTGGTGGTCGGCGGAGGAGAACGGCCTGCTCGGCTCGGAGGCGTACGTCGCGCAGCTGAGCTCCCTGGGCAAGCAGGAGATCAAGCTCTACCTGAACTTCGACATGATCGCCTCGCCGAACTACGGGCTCTTCGTCTACGACGGCGACGACTCGGACGGCGTGGGGGCGGGTCCCGGCCCGGTCGGCTCTGCCCAACTCGAGCGCGACATCAATGAATTCCTCGACAAGCGGGGCACGCCGCACGAGGGCACGGACTTCACCGGCCGCTCCGACTACGGCCCGTTCATCGAGGTCGGCATCCCGTCCGGTGGCACGTTCACGGGCGCGGAGGGCATCAAGACCGACAAGCAGGCGGAGAAGTTCGGCGGCACGGCGGGCGTCGCGTACGACTCCTGCTACCACGCCAAGTGCGACACGATCAGCAACATCGACATGAAGGCGTTCGCCGTCAACATCGGCGTCATCGCCAACGCGGTGGGTACCTACGCCCATGACCTGAGCTCGCTGCGCAAGCCGGTGGTCACCGTCCCGACGGACGGCGACGCGGGCAGCGGCGGCGGCCTGCACGACGGTCACGGCCACGAAGTGACCGAGTAA
- a CDS encoding HhH-GPD-type base excision DNA repair protein has protein sequence MSPTIHLAQQPEADELLGRSPLAVLVGMLLDQQVPMEWAFSGPYTIAQRMGSDDLDAARIASYDPDAFAELLKQKPAVHRYPGSMAKRVQQLCQYLVDNYDGDVSAIWRDVATGDELLARLKALPGFGEQKAKIFLALLGKQFGVQPKGWREAAGAYGEKGSYRSAADITGPESLAKVRAYKQEAKRAAKAAEET, from the coding sequence ATGAGCCCCACGATTCATCTCGCCCAGCAGCCCGAGGCCGACGAACTGCTCGGCCGCAGTCCGCTCGCCGTCCTCGTCGGCATGCTGCTCGACCAGCAGGTCCCAATGGAGTGGGCGTTCTCCGGCCCGTACACCATCGCGCAGCGCATGGGCAGCGACGATCTCGACGCCGCCCGGATCGCCTCGTACGACCCCGATGCCTTCGCCGAACTGCTGAAGCAGAAGCCCGCCGTCCACCGCTACCCGGGAAGCATGGCCAAGCGGGTGCAGCAACTGTGCCAGTACCTGGTCGACAATTACGACGGCGATGTCAGCGCCATCTGGCGCGATGTGGCGACCGGCGACGAGTTGCTGGCGCGGCTGAAGGCGCTGCCGGGCTTCGGCGAGCAGAAGGCGAAGATCTTCCTGGCGCTGCTGGGCAAGCAGTTCGGGGTGCAGCCCAAGGGCTGGCGCGAGGCGGCCGGGGCGTACGGCGAGAAGGGCTCGTACCGCTCGGCCGCCGACATCACCGGGCCGGAGTCGCTGGCCAAGGTGCGCGCGTACAAGCAGGAGGCGAAGCGCGCCGCAAAGGCGGCCGAAGAGACCTGA
- a CDS encoding PPOX class F420-dependent oxidoreductase: MAPNIATNTTVDLDELLEFVRPRHRAILLTTRTDGTPQGSPLTCGVDDSGRIVISTYPERAKTRNAKRNPQVSLIVLSNDWDGPWVQVDGTAEVIDSPASVEPLVEYFRNIAGDHPDWDEYREAMVKQGKSIIRVTPGRWGPIAKGGFPARLSEN; encoded by the coding sequence ATGGCACCCAACATCGCCACCAACACCACGGTGGACCTGGACGAGTTGCTGGAGTTCGTACGCCCCAGGCACCGGGCAATCCTGCTGACCACCCGGACGGACGGCACCCCGCAGGGCTCCCCGCTGACCTGCGGGGTCGACGACTCGGGCCGGATCGTGATCTCCACGTACCCGGAACGCGCGAAGACCCGGAACGCGAAGCGGAACCCGCAGGTCAGCTTGATCGTCCTGTCGAACGACTGGGACGGGCCGTGGGTCCAGGTGGACGGCACGGCGGAGGTGATCGACTCCCCGGCGTCGGTGGAGCCGCTGGTGGAGTACTTCCGGAATATCGCGGGGGATCATCCGGACTGGGACGAGTATCGCGAGGCGATGGTGAAGCAGGGGAAGTCGATCATTCGGGTGACGCCGGGGAGGTGGGGGCCGATCGCGAAGGGCGGGTTCCCGGCGAGGCTGAGCGAGAACTGA
- a CDS encoding type II toxin-antitoxin system VapB family antitoxin gives MIFKRIGNGRPYPDHGRESTRQWADVAPRPVRLDQLVTTKGQLDLETLLAEDSTFYGDLFAHVVKWQGDLYLEDGLHRAVRAALQQRQVLHARVLELG, from the coding sequence GTGATCTTCAAGCGCATCGGTAACGGGCGGCCGTATCCCGACCACGGCCGGGAAAGCACCCGGCAGTGGGCGGATGTCGCGCCGCGCCCGGTCCGCCTCGATCAGCTCGTGACCACCAAGGGCCAGCTCGATCTCGAAACGCTGCTCGCCGAGGACTCCACGTTCTACGGCGACCTCTTCGCCCATGTCGTGAAGTGGCAGGGTGACCTCTACCTCGAGGACGGCCTGCACCGCGCCGTGCGCGCCGCGCTGCAGCAGCGCCAGGTGCTGCACGCCCGCGTTCTCGAGCTGGGCTGA
- a CDS encoding RNA polymerase sigma factor SigF: protein MSSEQGSSKVLTLTKSAPAPVVPDSSEAIDTRTLSRSLFLRLRALDTENAAGTGNTPERTYVRDTLIELNLPLVRYAAARFRSRNEPMEDIVQVGTIGLIKAIDRFDCERGVEFPTFAMPTVVGEIKRFFRDTSWSVRVPRRLQELRLALTKASDELAQKLDRSPTVPELAAVLGVSEEDVVDGLAVGNAYTASSLDSPSPEDDGGEGSLADRLGYEDSALEGVEYRESLKPLLAKLPPRERQIIMLRFFANMTQSQIGEEVGISQMHVSRLLTRTLAQLREGLIAD from the coding sequence ATGTCCTCAGAACAGGGCAGCTCCAAGGTGCTCACGCTCACGAAGAGCGCTCCCGCACCCGTCGTGCCTGACAGCTCGGAAGCCATCGACACCCGCACCCTGTCCCGCTCCCTGTTCCTGCGGCTGCGCGCGCTGGATACCGAGAACGCCGCGGGCACGGGCAACACCCCGGAGCGCACCTATGTGCGTGACACCCTCATCGAGCTCAATCTCCCCCTCGTGCGGTACGCCGCGGCCCGCTTCCGCAGCCGCAATGAACCGATGGAGGACATCGTCCAGGTCGGCACGATCGGCCTGATCAAGGCGATCGACCGGTTCGACTGCGAACGGGGGGTGGAATTCCCGACGTTCGCGATGCCGACGGTCGTCGGCGAGATCAAGCGCTTCTTCCGCGACACCTCGTGGTCGGTGCGGGTGCCGCGCCGGCTCCAGGAGCTGCGGCTCGCGCTGACCAAGGCCAGCGACGAGCTGGCGCAGAAGCTGGACCGCTCCCCGACCGTTCCCGAACTTGCCGCGGTGCTCGGGGTGTCGGAGGAGGACGTGGTCGACGGCCTCGCCGTCGGCAATGCGTACACCGCCTCCTCCCTGGACTCCCCCTCGCCCGAGGACGACGGCGGCGAAGGCTCGCTGGCGGACCGGCTCGGGTACGAGGACTCGGCGCTGGAGGGCGTCGAGTACCGGGAGTCGCTCAAGCCCCTGCTGGCCAAACTCCCGCCCCGCGAACGGCAGATCATCATGCTGCGCTTCTTCGCGAACATGACCCAGTCGCAGATCGGCGAGGAGGTCGGCATCTCCCAGATGCATGTCTCGCGGCTGCTGACCCGTACGCTCGCGCAGCTGCGGGAGGGCCTGATCGCCGACTGA
- a CDS encoding RNA polymerase sigma factor SigF: MPASTAPQVPPQNERPDDPPATAGKPQSRGADTRALTQVLFGELKGLEPGTPEHSRVRGALIEANLPLVRYAAARFRSRNEPMEDVVQVGTIGLINAIDRFDPDRGVQFPTFAMPTVVGEIKRYFRDNVRTVHVPRRLHELWVQVNGATEDLTTAHGRTPTTAEIAERLKIGEDEVLACIEAGRSYHATSLEAAQEGDGLPGLLDRLGYEDPALAGVEHRDLVRHLLVQLPEREQRILMLRYYSNLTQSQISQELGVSQMHVSRLLARSFARLRSANRIEA; this comes from the coding sequence GTGCCGGCCAGTACTGCGCCTCAGGTGCCGCCCCAGAACGAGCGGCCCGACGATCCCCCGGCCACTGCCGGGAAGCCCCAGAGCAGGGGCGCGGACACCCGGGCGCTGACCCAGGTGCTCTTCGGCGAGCTCAAGGGACTCGAACCGGGCACCCCGGAACACTCCCGGGTCCGCGGGGCGCTGATCGAGGCGAATCTGCCACTGGTGCGGTACGCAGCCGCCCGCTTCCGCAGCCGCAATGAGCCGATGGAGGACGTCGTCCAGGTCGGCACGATCGGGCTCATCAACGCGATCGACCGGTTCGACCCGGACCGCGGGGTGCAGTTCCCGACCTTCGCAATGCCCACCGTGGTCGGCGAGATCAAGCGGTACTTCCGCGACAACGTGCGGACCGTGCATGTGCCACGACGGTTGCATGAGCTGTGGGTGCAGGTCAACGGCGCGACCGAGGATCTGACGACGGCTCATGGCCGCACGCCCACGACCGCCGAGATCGCCGAGCGGCTGAAGATCGGCGAGGACGAGGTGCTGGCCTGCATCGAGGCCGGGCGCTCGTACCATGCGACTTCGCTGGAGGCGGCCCAGGAGGGCGACGGGCTGCCCGGGCTGCTCGACCGGCTCGGTTACGAGGACCCGGCGCTGGCCGGCGTCGAGCATCGTGACCTCGTACGCCATCTCCTCGTACAACTGCCCGAGCGGGAGCAGCGGATCCTGATGCTCCGCTATTACAGCAATCTGACGCAGTCGCAGATCAGCCAGGAACTGGGCGTTTCCCAGATGCATGTGTCAAGACTGCTGGCCAGAAGCTTCGCGCGACTGCGATCCGCAAACAGGATCGAGGCGTAG
- a CDS encoding MFS transporter: MATTTPAGVRGGHAKHGGHSFADGAPMTHRQIMEALSGLLLGMFVAILSSTIVSNALPEIITDLGGGQSAYTWVVTASLLAMTATTPLWGKLADLFSKKLLVQIALVIYVLGSVVAGLSQSVGMLIACRVVQGIGVGGLSALAQIVMAAMIAPRERGRYSGYLGATFAVATVGGPLLGGVITDTEWLGWRWCFYVGVPFALIALIVLQKTLKLPVVKRQVKVDWAGAFFISAAVSLLLVWVTFAGDKYDWISWQTYAMLGGSVVLGALFLLVESKASEPIIPLRLFRNRTITLASLASLFVGVAMFAGTVFFSQYFQLARDESPTMSGVMTIPMIGGLFISSTLSGQIITKTGRWKAWLVSGAVLVTAGLGLLGTIRYDTEYRHIAVFMAVMGLGLGMMMQNLVLCTQNQVAPADLGSASSVVTFFRSLGGAVGVSALGAVMSNRVTQYVKDGLAELGPQGAALGHGGTGGGGIPDLDKLPAPIRTVMESAYGHGVGDIFLYSAPFALLAFLVTLFIKEVALKSSAAPETSEGSVRGVVRAGTDHRPLADARVTLLDATGNVVATATTGDDGAYGFADLDTGQYTVIATGSPPPLPSAWEVPPVAGALTVAGRGIEGHDIELAHPGE; the protein is encoded by the coding sequence ATGGCTACGACCACACCAGCCGGTGTGCGGGGCGGCCACGCCAAGCATGGAGGGCACTCCTTTGCCGACGGCGCGCCGATGACACACAGGCAGATCATGGAGGCGTTGTCCGGGCTGCTGCTCGGCATGTTCGTCGCCATCCTGTCGTCCACGATCGTCTCCAACGCCCTGCCGGAGATCATCACCGACCTCGGCGGCGGACAGAGCGCCTACACCTGGGTGGTGACGGCCTCGCTCCTGGCGATGACCGCGACCACCCCGCTGTGGGGCAAGCTCGCCGACCTCTTCTCCAAGAAGCTGCTGGTCCAGATAGCCCTGGTCATCTATGTCCTGGGCTCGGTGGTCGCCGGGCTCTCACAGAGCGTCGGCATGCTCATCGCCTGCCGCGTCGTCCAGGGCATCGGCGTCGGCGGTCTCTCCGCCCTCGCGCAGATCGTGATGGCCGCGATGATCGCCCCGCGCGAGCGCGGCCGCTACAGCGGCTACCTCGGCGCGACCTTCGCCGTCGCCACCGTCGGCGGCCCGCTGCTCGGCGGCGTCATCACCGACACCGAGTGGCTCGGCTGGCGCTGGTGCTTCTACGTCGGCGTGCCCTTCGCGCTCATCGCGCTGATCGTGCTGCAGAAGACTCTGAAGCTGCCGGTGGTGAAGAGGCAGGTCAAGGTCGACTGGGCGGGCGCGTTCTTCATCAGCGCCGCGGTCTCGCTGCTGCTGGTCTGGGTGACCTTCGCCGGTGACAAGTACGACTGGATCTCCTGGCAGACGTACGCCATGCTCGGCGGCTCGGTCGTGCTCGGCGCGCTCTTCCTGCTCGTGGAGTCGAAGGCGAGCGAGCCGATCATCCCGCTGCGGCTGTTCCGCAACCGCACCATCACGCTGGCCTCGCTGGCCTCGCTGTTCGTCGGCGTCGCGATGTTCGCGGGCACGGTCTTCTTCAGCCAGTACTTCCAGCTGGCGCGCGACGAGTCGCCGACGATGTCGGGCGTCATGACCATCCCGATGATCGGCGGCCTGTTCATCTCGTCGACCCTCTCGGGCCAGATCATCACCAAGACGGGCCGCTGGAAGGCGTGGCTGGTCAGCGGCGCCGTGCTGGTGACGGCGGGCCTCGGTCTGCTGGGCACCATCCGGTACGACACCGAGTACCGGCACATCGCGGTCTTCATGGCCGTCATGGGTCTCGGCCTCGGCATGATGATGCAGAACCTGGTGCTCTGCACGCAGAACCAGGTCGCTCCGGCTGACCTCGGCTCGGCCAGCTCGGTGGTCACCTTCTTCCGTTCGCTGGGCGGCGCGGTCGGCGTCTCCGCGCTGGGCGCGGTGATGTCCAACCGGGTTACGCAGTACGTCAAGGACGGGCTCGCCGAACTCGGCCCGCAGGGCGCGGCGCTGGGCCACGGCGGCACGGGCGGCGGGGGCATCCCCGACCTGGACAAGCTGCCGGCTCCGATCCGTACGGTGATGGAGAGCGCGTACGGGCACGGCGTCGGCGACATCTTCCTCTACTCGGCGCCGTTCGCGCTGCTGGCCTTCCTGGTGACGCTGTTCATCAAGGAGGTGGCGCTCAAGTCGAGCGCGGCGCCGGAGACGTCGGAGGGTTCTGTCCGGGGTGTCGTGCGGGCAGGCACCGATCACCGTCCGCTGGCGGACGCCCGGGTGACCCTGCTGGACGCCACGGGGAACGTGGTCGCCACCGCGACGACCGGGGACGACGGGGCGTACGGCTTCGCCGACCTGGACACGGGGCAGTACACGGTCATCGCGACCGGATCCCCTCCCCCACTGCCTTCGGCGTGGGAGGTACCCCCAGTGGCGGGCGCGCTGACGGTGGCCGGTCGCGGGATCGAAGGGCACGACATCGAACTCGCCCACCCCGGCGAGTAG
- a CDS encoding MarR family winged helix-turn-helix transcriptional regulator, with protein sequence MAAQSQYAELARQLSAIGAIKRGIARILPVECPSGSAAVLTLLDRHGGMRMSRLAELLAVDMSVTSRHVAHAAERGWIERTPDPGDKRSRILRLTPSGLDTLDELAQRTTDMFARHLNDWSDDEVGQLIVMLARLRDSFGDCRAHAPRTPA encoded by the coding sequence ATGGCCGCACAGAGTCAGTACGCGGAACTGGCCCGCCAGCTCAGCGCCATCGGCGCCATAAAGCGTGGCATCGCGCGGATCCTGCCCGTCGAGTGCCCGTCCGGCTCGGCCGCCGTGCTCACCCTGCTGGACCGGCACGGTGGGATGCGGATGAGCCGGCTCGCCGAGCTCCTCGCCGTCGACATGTCGGTGACCAGCCGGCATGTCGCCCACGCCGCCGAGCGCGGCTGGATCGAACGGACCCCCGACCCGGGCGACAAGCGCTCCCGCATCCTGCGGCTGACCCCTTCGGGCCTGGACACGCTCGACGAGCTCGCCCAGCGAACCACCGACATGTTCGCCCGCCACCTCAACGACTGGTCCGACGACGAAGTCGGACAGCTCATCGTGATGCTCGCCAGGCTGCGCGACTCCTTCGGAGACTGCCGGGCCCACGCCCCCCGTACACCCGCATGA
- a CDS encoding Dabb family protein, with product MIRHLVLFKLNEGIERDEPRVLAGVKAFQELDGFVPELEFWECAWNITDRPIAYDFAINSAVADRDALNRYIAHPAHQAAAGQWREFATWVIADYEF from the coding sequence TTGATCCGCCATCTGGTCCTCTTCAAGCTCAATGAGGGCATCGAGCGCGACGAGCCGCGTGTACTCGCCGGTGTGAAGGCCTTCCAGGAGCTGGATGGCTTCGTACCCGAGCTGGAGTTCTGGGAGTGCGCCTGGAACATCACCGACCGGCCGATCGCCTATGACTTCGCCATCAACTCGGCAGTCGCCGACCGCGATGCGCTGAACCGGTACATCGCGCACCCGGCCCATCAGGCGGCCGCCGGACAGTGGCGCGAGTTCGCCACGTGGGTGATCGCCGACTACGAGTTCTGA
- the upp gene encoding uracil phosphoribosyltransferase, with product MRIHVVDHPLVAHKLTTLRDKRTDSPTFRRLADELVTLLAYEATRDVRTEQVDIETPVTGTTGVKLSHPRPLVVPILRAGLGMLDGMVRLLPTAEVGFLGMIRNEETLEASTYATRMPEDLSGRQVYVLDPMLATGGTLVAAIRELIKRGADDVTAVVLLAAPEGVEVMERELAGAPVTVVTASVDERLNDNGYIVPGLGDAGDRMYGTAD from the coding sequence ATGCGGATCCATGTCGTCGACCACCCGCTGGTGGCGCACAAACTCACCACGCTGCGCGACAAGCGCACCGATTCCCCGACCTTCCGGCGGCTCGCCGACGAGCTGGTCACCCTGCTCGCGTACGAGGCCACCAGGGATGTGCGCACCGAGCAGGTGGACATCGAGACCCCGGTCACCGGGACGACGGGCGTGAAGCTCTCGCACCCGCGCCCGCTGGTCGTGCCGATCCTGCGGGCCGGCCTGGGCATGCTCGACGGCATGGTGCGGCTGCTGCCGACCGCCGAGGTGGGTTTCCTCGGGATGATCCGCAACGAGGAGACCCTTGAGGCGTCGACGTACGCGACCCGGATGCCGGAGGACCTCTCCGGCCGCCAGGTGTACGTCCTGGACCCGATGCTGGCCACCGGCGGCACGCTCGTCGCGGCGATCCGGGAGTTGATCAAGCGCGGCGCGGACGACGTGACCGCGGTCGTGCTGCTGGCGGCGCCTGAGGGCGTCGAGGTGATGGAGCGCGAGCTGGCGGGCGCGCCGGTCACGGTCGTCACCGCCTCGGTCGACGAGCGGCTCAACGACAACGGCTACATCGTGCCGGGGCTCGGCGACGCGGGCGACCGGATGTACGGCACGGCGGACTAG
- a CDS encoding LytR C-terminal domain-containing protein, which produces MSMLTPPGMGGKYRITGDRYPRMRRPRNRGRIVVAAVAAVIALGLAGWGTLQLIDVFTGNGKSTSAAVRTTDCKPSPKPSGAPVRPVTLKPGQITVNVYNATPRSGLAKAAADELKKRGFAIGKVGNAPAEYDKKIPGTAILLGAPAATNGPFSVLGTQLKDATTKIDARTTPDVDLILGTAFKTLDAPKDADAALATLANPVPAPSRKC; this is translated from the coding sequence ATGAGCATGCTCACTCCCCCCGGCATGGGCGGAAAGTACCGCATCACGGGCGACAGGTACCCCCGAATGCGACGCCCGCGCAACCGCGGCAGGATCGTTGTGGCAGCCGTTGCCGCGGTGATCGCCCTCGGCCTGGCCGGCTGGGGAACGCTGCAGCTCATCGACGTCTTCACCGGCAACGGCAAGAGCACGTCCGCGGCCGTCCGCACGACGGACTGCAAGCCCTCACCCAAGCCGTCCGGCGCGCCCGTGCGGCCCGTGACGCTCAAGCCGGGCCAGATCACGGTGAACGTCTACAACGCGACTCCTCGCAGCGGCCTCGCCAAGGCGGCCGCCGACGAGCTGAAGAAGCGCGGCTTCGCCATCGGCAAGGTGGGCAATGCCCCGGCGGAGTACGACAAGAAGATCCCAGGCACCGCGATACTGCTGGGCGCGCCGGCGGCCACCAACGGCCCCTTCTCGGTGCTCGGCACCCAGCTGAAGGACGCCACGACCAAGATCGACGCCCGCACGACCCCTGACGTCGACCTGATCCTCGGCACGGCCTTCAAGACCCTGGACGCGCCGAAGGACGCGGACGCGGCCCTGGCCACGTTGGCCAACCCCGTGCCCGCGCCCTCCAGGAAGTGCTGA